A window of the Candidatus Marinimicrobia bacterium CG08_land_8_20_14_0_20_45_22 genome harbors these coding sequences:
- a CDS encoding RNA polymerase subunit sigma-24, which translates to MGEIKSLNDNEAIQACLTGNSDAFAEIIHRYESKIAGTVVGMLGRCPEAEDVGQETFIRFYNNLNNFRGEASVGTYLTRIAINLSLNELKRRQRKSSRDTSIDDPEVSESLYENRNRIEIEETRDVIYWAISQLEPKLQSALVLRMMDECSTEETAEILQIPIGTVLSRFSRAKKQLLKILKPYQENL; encoded by the coding sequence ATCGGAGAAATCAAAAGTTTGAACGATAATGAGGCAATACAGGCATGTTTGACAGGAAATTCAGACGCATTTGCAGAGATCATACATCGGTACGAATCGAAAATTGCAGGAACAGTCGTTGGAATGCTGGGCAGATGCCCCGAAGCAGAAGATGTCGGTCAGGAAACTTTTATCAGGTTCTATAACAATTTAAATAATTTTCGTGGAGAAGCGTCTGTAGGAACTTATTTAACCCGAATAGCCATAAATCTTTCACTGAACGAATTGAAACGCCGTCAGCGGAAATCTTCGCGTGATACCTCTATCGATGATCCCGAAGTTTCCGAAAGTTTATATGAAAACCGGAATCGTATCGAAATCGAGGAAACGCGTGACGTTATTTACTGGGCGATTAGTCAATTGGAACCCAAACTTCAATCTGCGTTGGTTCTACGAATGATGGACGAGTGTTCAACGGAAGAAACAGCCGAAATACTTCAAATACCGATTGGAACAGTGTTGTCCAGATTTTCGCGTGCAAAAAAGCAACTGCTGAAAATTCTTAAACCTTATCAGGAGAATTTATGA